A DNA window from Candidatus Protochlamydia naegleriophila contains the following coding sequences:
- a CDS encoding protein kinase domain-containing protein has protein sequence MVTSGHLSSLENFSCTLKVTEWLASVNQRNYLYAGSIVARVSGAVSIPFSSLIDASVHTALCGGKIVTGILIFPYNSVAVVCFPQWAASKDLELSSAFIHLICVIECVVTGALLPFVCLITPGRAHEFMNSRYVNQAFQNTAENELREFAIEKVAFEEREQALRTQNETLQARLNELEATYANQGTDLAGKDEQLRRATEARDQLQENALTLQAARDLSEQKSQAARQKVDELELDLQDFQNQLRLAEEKADGSNQEVVALKEAIQEKLAQHEELIRIVEEAQSQKEELELRTQELVNRLNAEENKVQQSDREIVDHKETIQKQQAQLKELARTAKEACSQKQELELRIQELESQLSAEEKKARHVNQEVIGLKKTIHEQTKAHALLEEAAADITHVKVQLESRVRELESLLIGEGKKGNISEQQVGFLVKEVESQKKACVLAEEKAEKLALDMAQLEESLKELQVKLIEKEVKLQQMDHGMVMLKKALEKEEEIRTLAEQQAKDLALEKTQLEESLKEHKTRLQDFSVKYTSELQEASIKHQVIVKEHDTAHKKQEEVIQKHLTDKIRLEKRVDELEYLLKEAQKEMLEISLAEGVLSDDEEIDLFEGNSREFFGTKSGFTSVMENGDEVESILDYLPEKEAEFSELSSKPSSLTDSITEHVANGKVKDVWVKTNRDPSMVYYTGKGSRAEAELKEEVLTAQAIRTALQKLHPEQEEFYLAVDIKETEKGIKDPRTGARMYTVECKKADGDLEKILTKRKVPLNFDQRLDLGRQALTGLSYLQEAGYVQGDLKPENILVYLKDKGGISIGISDFGKSKQMGPNEAETIRGNPRFAPPEFKTSHQGEVFGGAMILIRILEEEFLNDEKTCLLTPYRIKATSTALRRGVEKFLLENAKCKQVENWVTRQGIGVAATEYLNLWNTPNPKAEIEIHKYVDELTRLMAEKIGKQKAESLNTLLKAMTMTDPNARPTMAEAVVKYTKCLETQSV, from the coding sequence ATGGTAACGTCTGGTCATTTAAGTTCGCTTGAAAATTTTAGTTGTACGTTAAAAGTGACGGAGTGGCTTGCGTCTGTCAATCAACGCAACTATTTATATGCCGGATCTATCGTCGCGCGTGTTTCCGGGGCTGTATCTATTCCTTTTTCCTCTCTAATCGATGCGAGTGTTCACACGGCTTTATGCGGCGGAAAAATTGTAACGGGAATCCTTATTTTCCCATACAACTCGGTTGCGGTGGTTTGCTTTCCACAATGGGCGGCTTCTAAGGACTTGGAATTATCTTCTGCTTTTATTCACTTAATATGCGTCATCGAATGCGTTGTGACGGGAGCGCTTCTTCCCTTTGTATGCTTAATTACCCCTGGGCGTGCTCATGAATTCATGAATAGCAGGTATGTGAATCAGGCTTTTCAAAATACTGCTGAGAATGAGTTAAGAGAGTTTGCAATAGAAAAAGTTGCCTTTGAAGAAAGAGAGCAGGCTTTAAGAACTCAAAATGAAACACTCCAGGCGCGATTGAATGAGTTGGAAGCCACATATGCCAATCAAGGTACAGACCTCGCGGGTAAAGATGAGCAGCTGCGAAGGGCTACAGAAGCCAGAGATCAACTTCAAGAAAATGCTCTTACGCTCCAAGCAGCACGCGACTTATCAGAGCAAAAATCGCAAGCTGCGCGTCAAAAAGTTGATGAATTAGAATTGGACTTACAAGATTTTCAAAATCAATTGAGATTGGCGGAAGAGAAGGCTGATGGATCTAATCAAGAAGTTGTGGCCCTCAAAGAGGCCATTCAAGAGAAGCTTGCTCAGCATGAAGAATTGATAAGAATTGTAGAAGAAGCTCAAAGTCAAAAGGAAGAATTAGAGCTCAGAACGCAAGAGCTTGTAAATCGATTAAATGCCGAAGAAAATAAGGTGCAGCAGTCTGATCGAGAAATCGTTGACCACAAAGAGACTATTCAAAAGCAACAGGCTCAGCTTAAAGAATTGGCTCGAACAGCTAAAGAGGCTTGCAGCCAGAAGCAGGAGTTAGAGCTCAGAATACAAGAGCTTGAAAGTCAATTAAGTGCTGAAGAAAAAAAAGCACGACATGTCAATCAGGAGGTCATTGGTCTCAAAAAGACCATTCATGAGCAGACTAAAGCACATGCGCTGCTAGAAGAAGCGGCGGCAGACATTACACATGTAAAGGTTCAACTTGAATCGAGAGTGCGAGAACTCGAAAGTCTATTGATTGGCGAAGGAAAAAAGGGCAATATCTCGGAACAGCAAGTTGGCTTTCTCGTAAAAGAGGTCGAAAGCCAGAAAAAGGCATGTGTTTTAGCCGAAGAAAAGGCTGAAAAGCTTGCCCTGGACATGGCTCAATTAGAAGAGAGCTTGAAAGAGCTTCAAGTAAAATTGATCGAGAAAGAGGTGAAGTTGCAGCAGATGGACCATGGGATGGTTATGCTTAAAAAAGCTCTTGAGAAAGAAGAAGAGATACGTACTCTAGCCGAACAACAGGCTAAAGATCTTGCCTTAGAGAAGACTCAATTAGAAGAGAGCTTGAAAGAGCATAAAACACGGCTGCAAGATTTTTCAGTTAAGTATACTTCCGAACTCCAGGAAGCTTCTATTAAACACCAGGTTATTGTTAAAGAACACGATACCGCTCACAAAAAGCAGGAAGAAGTTATTCAGAAACATTTGACTGATAAAATTAGGCTGGAAAAAAGAGTTGATGAACTCGAGTACCTGCTTAAAGAAGCACAGAAAGAAATGCTAGAGATATCTTTAGCAGAGGGCGTGCTTTCGGACGATGAAGAAATCGATTTGTTCGAGGGGAATAGCCGTGAATTCTTTGGCACAAAATCTGGCTTTACAAGTGTCATGGAAAATGGAGATGAAGTCGAAAGTATCCTCGATTATTTACCTGAAAAGGAAGCTGAGTTTAGTGAACTCTCATCTAAGCCTTCATCGTTGACCGATTCCATTACGGAGCACGTTGCGAATGGGAAAGTGAAGGATGTATGGGTTAAAACAAACCGAGATCCTTCCATGGTATACTATACGGGGAAAGGATCCAGAGCGGAGGCAGAATTGAAAGAAGAGGTCTTAACAGCTCAAGCCATTCGAACTGCGCTTCAAAAACTGCATCCTGAGCAAGAAGAGTTCTACTTAGCGGTAGATATCAAGGAAACAGAAAAGGGAATCAAAGATCCGCGTACGGGCGCAAGGATGTACACCGTTGAGTGTAAAAAGGCCGATGGCGATCTGGAAAAAATCTTGACGAAGCGTAAAGTCCCACTTAATTTCGACCAACGATTGGATCTAGGAAGGCAAGCGTTAACAGGATTGAGCTACTTGCAAGAAGCGGGTTATGTGCAAGGCGATTTAAAGCCGGAAAATATCTTAGTCTACCTTAAAGATAAGGGTGGGATCTCAATTGGCATTTCCGATTTCGGTAAGTCCAAGCAGATGGGGCCGAATGAGGCGGAAACTATACGTGGAAACCCCCGTTTTGCTCCCCCCGAATTCAAAACAAGCCACCAGGGAGAAGTGTTTGGCGGGGCGATGATTCTCATTCGGATTTTAGAAGAGGAATTTTTAAATGATGAAAAGACCTGTCTATTGACACCCTATAGAATCAAGGCGACGTCAACTGCTCTTCGCCGCGGAGTTGAAAAGTTCCTTCTTGAAAACGCGAAGTGTAAACAAGTCGAAAATTGGGTGACCAGGCAGGGTATAGGTGTCGCTGCAACAGAATACTTGAATCTTTGGAATACCCCTAATCCAAAGGCAGAAATAGAGATTCATAAGTATGTAGATGAGTTGACTCGTTTGATGGCGGAAAAAATAGGAAAGCAAAAAGCTGAAAGCCTAAATACCCTTCTAAAAGCGATGACAATGACTGATCCAAATGCTAGGCCAACGATGGCCGAGGCGGTTGTTAAGTATACTAAATGCTTGGAGACCCAATCAGTCTAA
- a CDS encoding GNAT family N-acetyltransferase, translating into MIHLKSFSEQHSLMNENVIPFKISPFFELAIDTVYSIKLPRIEWAGSLFQLVDHNRAYLSEYLPWVDHTLSAKDSEHFIKHSLEQAEKGKSLHLCIWEKECLVGLIGLHYIDRLDRKTEIGYWISEEHQGKGIITKCCQRLIKFCFQDLQLHRVEIRCQASNLRSQSIPKQLGFKHEGTLRGAFFRNGQFSDCLIFGLLATDQLVNVKY; encoded by the coding sequence ATGATTCATTTAAAATCTTTTAGCGAGCAACATAGCCTCATGAATGAAAATGTCATCCCATTTAAGATTTCTCCTTTCTTCGAATTAGCGATTGATACCGTCTATTCGATTAAACTGCCAAGGATTGAATGGGCAGGTTCCCTGTTTCAGCTCGTCGATCACAATCGAGCATACCTCAGCGAATATTTACCCTGGGTCGACCACACACTGTCCGCCAAAGATTCGGAGCATTTCATTAAGCACAGCTTGGAGCAGGCAGAAAAAGGAAAGAGTCTCCATTTATGCATTTGGGAAAAAGAGTGCCTTGTAGGGCTGATCGGGCTTCATTATATCGATCGATTAGACCGCAAGACAGAAATTGGTTACTGGATTTCTGAGGAGCATCAAGGAAAAGGCATCATCACAAAGTGTTGTCAGCGACTCATTAAGTTTTGTTTTCAAGACCTTCAATTGCATCGCGTCGAAATTCGGTGCCAGGCTTCAAATCTGCGCAGCCAAAGCATCCCCAAACAGCTTGGATTCAAACACGAAGGAACGTTGAGGGGCGCGTTTTTCCGCAATGGACAATTCTCAGACTGTCTAATTTTTGGGCTCCTAGCAACGGACCAGCTCGTCAATGTGAAGTATTAG
- a CDS encoding NUDIX hydrolase produces the protein MTCTIYVQAPPDFKPRVEVASCYCTWEEKLLLLQRHPLKSHGNTWGVPAGKLEENEDPPSALVREMWEEIGVAIEKEHLEAIKTLYIRDSQDFIYHMFYLSLDTEPAINLGLMEHQDFRWATVDQALQMHLMPGEHETLEFYRSFLQGKQLRL, from the coding sequence TTGACTTGCACAATTTATGTCCAGGCCCCTCCCGATTTTAAACCGAGAGTAGAGGTAGCTAGTTGCTATTGCACGTGGGAAGAAAAACTTCTTTTGCTTCAGAGGCATCCACTTAAATCGCATGGGAATACATGGGGAGTCCCAGCTGGTAAACTGGAAGAGAATGAAGACCCTCCGTCAGCCTTGGTGAGGGAAATGTGGGAAGAAATCGGCGTCGCAATCGAAAAAGAGCATTTAGAAGCGATTAAAACGCTTTATATCCGAGATTCACAAGATTTTATCTATCATATGTTTTATCTTTCCCTGGACACGGAGCCTGCAATCAATTTGGGATTGATGGAACATCAAGATTTTAGATGGGCGACAGTCGATCAAGCCTTGCAGATGCATTTAATGCCAGGCGAGCACGAAACGTTGGAATTTTACCGATCTTTTTTGCAAGGAAAGCAGCTACGGCTTTAA
- a CDS encoding NADH-quinone oxidoreductase subunit N yields the protein MNTSLSLVDLAAVSPLLIVLFTAFIIIVIESFAEEFSAKYAYLIATAGFALGIFLTFMAPASDNRLLTPWIRFDSLAKFFTIFFMSVGIGAAFLAASFFQRFKATHGEFFFLLLSAVFGLILIGAAADFLTLFLGIETLSISLYILCGYMKKWEISHESSFKYFLMGSIAAAFLLYGIALVYGALGTTRLDVLLIGYQNLTDRADKILFFSGIAMITLGLAFEAALVPFHLWAPDVYEGASTPVTAFMAVGTKAGAFAAFARLFFEALPHFDPAWNQVIDTLAYATLIYANVVALRQLQLRRFFAYSGISHAGFLMIPVVVGTPEALTSLAFYLTVYAIATLGSFAVLAFLDHDSKGVMLQDLHGLFRRSPWLAGMLAVCLLTLAGIPPTAGFLAKFYIFKVAFQAGYYSLVIVALLTTILSAYYYLRIIAVMLAEAPAAEEKLAKPWQAVLVGATSFVAILVLSCYPAPLIDLLSLIQG from the coding sequence ATGAATACCTCTTTGAGTCTCGTTGATCTGGCTGCTGTTAGCCCATTACTGATTGTGTTATTCACAGCGTTTATCATCATTGTCATTGAAAGCTTTGCAGAAGAGTTTTCTGCAAAGTATGCGTATCTCATCGCAACCGCTGGCTTTGCCTTAGGCATTTTTCTAACTTTTATGGCTCCTGCAAGCGACAATCGGCTCCTCACTCCATGGATTCGATTCGATTCGCTTGCTAAGTTTTTCACCATTTTCTTCATGTCAGTCGGCATTGGAGCAGCCTTCTTAGCGGCCTCTTTTTTCCAGCGCTTTAAGGCCACGCACGGGGAATTCTTTTTCCTTCTTTTGTCAGCCGTCTTTGGCTTGATCCTGATTGGAGCGGCTGCCGACTTTCTAACTCTGTTTCTTGGTATTGAAACCCTCTCCATCTCGCTTTACATTTTATGCGGCTACATGAAGAAATGGGAGATTTCGCATGAGTCGTCGTTTAAGTATTTTTTAATGGGATCGATCGCCGCGGCATTTCTACTCTATGGAATTGCTCTGGTGTATGGAGCACTTGGGACGACCCGTTTAGATGTCTTACTGATAGGCTACCAAAACCTGACTGATAGGGCCGATAAAATCCTTTTCTTCAGTGGCATTGCCATGATTACTCTTGGGCTTGCTTTTGAAGCAGCCCTAGTTCCATTCCACTTGTGGGCTCCGGATGTCTATGAAGGAGCTTCTACCCCGGTAACGGCATTTATGGCTGTTGGGACAAAGGCGGGCGCCTTTGCAGCGTTTGCTCGTCTCTTTTTTGAGGCATTGCCGCACTTCGATCCGGCTTGGAATCAGGTCATTGACACGCTGGCTTATGCGACTCTTATTTATGCCAACGTCGTCGCCTTGCGTCAGCTGCAATTGCGCCGATTCTTTGCCTACTCGGGCATTTCTCATGCGGGATTCTTAATGATCCCAGTTGTTGTGGGAACGCCAGAAGCCCTTACTTCACTGGCTTTTTATCTGACCGTTTATGCAATTGCAACACTTGGCTCTTTTGCGGTGCTTGCTTTTCTCGATCATGACAGCAAGGGAGTCATGCTTCAGGACCTGCATGGCCTTTTTAGACGCTCTCCATGGCTTGCAGGAATGTTGGCTGTTTGTCTTCTGACTTTAGCAGGCATTCCGCCAACGGCTGGATTTCTTGCAAAATTCTATATTTTTAAAGTGGCATTCCAGGCCGGGTATTATAGCTTAGTCATTGTTGCTCTATTGACGACCATTCTTTCAGCCTATTACTATTTGAGAATCATTGCAGTCATGCTTGCAGAAGCGCCTGCTGCTGAAGAAAAGCTTGCAAAGCCTTGGCAAGCAGTTTTAGTGGGTGCAACTTCTTTCGTAGCCATTTTAGTTCTTTCTTGCTATCCAGCGCCACTTATTGACCTATTAAGCTTGATACAAGGATAA
- a CDS encoding complex I subunit 4 family protein — MPNLMWLFLIPFIASALLFIFPIEAKRLLKGISATLSLIPLLLLLSKHANWIGSSVDYAWFPALSIAFHLQVDALSLVFLYLTALVIPIVLLAVNSQTLMFPRAFYGLVLLLQGLVIGFFTARDLVFFTIFWEAMLLPLYFLINMWGGAQRHSAAIKFILYMFAGSVLMTAAVLALYFIAQANGAATFNMEQLASVTKTTPYASALALIFLLAFAVKTPLFPFHAWLPDTYYQASTSATILLSALLSKAGIYGILRIGLGLFPEVLKAWSPWLLGLAIAGVFYGGLAAWRQSDFKRLLAYSSFSHVNFILVGLFIWNPLAKEGAILQALNHGITITALFLAAGWLESRLQSTAIGSASGLARYLPKLCWLTLFFVLSSAALPGTNNFVGELLIFFALFSEHPWLTGFLGLTIVLSVIYMLRWMQKVYFDEPSPFRSNWIDLSNKEMALAMPLVALILWIGLYPMAVLQHLEPTAENNTTVAMQAIAEEM; from the coding sequence ATGCCTAACTTGATGTGGTTGTTTTTGATACCATTTATTGCTTCAGCGCTCCTCTTCATTTTTCCAATCGAAGCAAAAAGATTGTTGAAGGGAATATCTGCGACGCTAAGCCTCATTCCTCTTCTATTATTGCTGAGTAAACATGCCAATTGGATTGGATCATCTGTCGATTATGCCTGGTTTCCAGCTCTTTCGATTGCTTTTCATTTGCAGGTTGATGCCCTATCGTTGGTTTTTTTATATCTAACAGCACTGGTTATCCCGATTGTCCTGTTGGCTGTCAATAGTCAAACGCTGATGTTTCCACGTGCGTTTTATGGGCTCGTTTTGCTTTTGCAAGGATTGGTCATAGGCTTTTTTACGGCCCGCGATTTAGTTTTCTTTACTATCTTTTGGGAAGCCATGCTCCTGCCTCTTTACTTCCTGATCAATATGTGGGGCGGGGCGCAGCGCCACTCGGCGGCGATCAAATTTATCCTTTACATGTTTGCGGGCTCTGTTTTAATGACCGCGGCTGTTTTAGCCCTCTATTTTATTGCGCAAGCGAATGGGGCAGCGACATTTAATATGGAGCAACTAGCCTCTGTTACTAAAACAACGCCTTATGCAAGTGCACTGGCTTTGATTTTTTTATTAGCTTTTGCCGTCAAAACGCCTCTTTTCCCCTTTCATGCTTGGTTGCCAGATACCTATTATCAGGCTTCAACGAGTGCAACCATTTTGCTTTCAGCCCTCTTGTCAAAAGCTGGAATCTATGGGATTTTACGCATTGGCCTTGGGCTTTTTCCAGAGGTTTTAAAGGCCTGGAGTCCGTGGTTGCTTGGATTGGCCATTGCCGGAGTGTTCTATGGAGGATTAGCTGCTTGGCGTCAGAGCGATTTTAAGCGCTTACTTGCTTATTCAAGCTTTTCCCACGTGAATTTCATTTTAGTCGGCCTTTTTATCTGGAACCCTTTGGCCAAGGAAGGGGCGATTTTACAAGCTTTGAATCATGGCATTACCATTACGGCTCTTTTCCTTGCTGCCGGTTGGTTAGAAAGCCGTCTGCAGTCAACGGCCATTGGTTCGGCAAGCGGGCTTGCCAGATATTTGCCAAAGCTGTGCTGGCTAACCCTTTTCTTTGTGCTTTCTTCGGCGGCCCTCCCCGGAACCAATAATTTTGTTGGCGAACTGCTGATCTTCTTTGCCCTTTTTAGCGAACACCCCTGGTTAACTGGGTTCCTCGGACTCACGATCGTCTTGTCCGTCATTTATATGCTTCGCTGGATGCAAAAGGTCTATTTTGATGAGCCAAGTCCCTTTCGAAGCAACTGGATCGATCTATCGAATAAAGAAATGGCGCTTGCTATGCCGCTTGTTGCCTTGATTCTATGGATTGGTCTATATCCAATGGCAGTGCTCCAACACCTTGAACCGACCGCTGAAAACAACACAACCGTTGCTATGCAAGCAATTGCTGAGGAGATGTAA
- the nuoL gene encoding NADH-quinone oxidoreductase subunit L yields the protein MLNAISLGLTLPLLGFLTLLMASNRIGRRLAGLIGCGTVLLAFACFAGVLPFYVQGGMIPQTLHLFNWLSLPGIEVNFSLHLDSLSLLMTLIVTGVGFLIHIYSIGYMDHESDFARYFACLNFFIFAMLLLVLAGDLILLFIGWESVGLASYLLIGFWYTRPAAAQAATKAFVVNRIGDLGLLLGLLLTLQTFGTTDITAVSQMAMKGFAIGAPVLTAITLLYFWGATGKSAQLPLYNWLPDAMEGPTPVSALIHAATMVTAGVYLVVRMHTLFSLSPETLHVIGIVGGATALFASFCALAQTDLKRVLAYSTVSQLGLMFLACGVGAYYAAMFHLTIHAFVKALLFLSAGNVVHMMHDTTSMDKMGGLSKIFTKTHWLFLLGALALAGVPPFAAFFSKDLILELEHLQGSDSLFFVGLAASILTGIYMIRAYCLTFTGEPRASRELLRNVKEAPPVMLMPLSILAILTLIGGFLGFAFTSIPPLEYFLEELGISSHERELSTGLHLSLQVWMALLGSFLGVGASALIYTRYYQRLGQPWALLRHSFYVEDLYGRLVVRPLKSLASLIVEFFEARIFEKSMTFSARAVQSLSKWMQLIQSGQVRSYIAWIVTGSAFLIVYFITEGFHA from the coding sequence ATGCTAAATGCCATCAGCCTCGGACTCACCCTGCCTTTGTTGGGTTTTTTAACGTTATTAATGGCCTCAAACCGCATAGGTCGCCGCTTAGCGGGATTAATAGGTTGCGGGACTGTTTTGCTAGCCTTTGCTTGCTTTGCGGGTGTCCTTCCTTTCTATGTTCAAGGAGGAATGATCCCTCAAACTCTCCACTTGTTCAACTGGCTTTCCCTTCCAGGGATTGAGGTCAACTTCAGCCTTCATCTTGATTCGCTCTCTCTCTTAATGACCCTGATTGTGACGGGAGTCGGTTTTTTAATTCACATCTATTCCATCGGCTACATGGATCATGAGAGCGATTTTGCCCGCTATTTTGCCTGCCTTAATTTCTTTATTTTTGCCATGCTGCTCCTTGTGCTTGCTGGCGACCTGATCCTCCTTTTTATTGGCTGGGAAAGTGTGGGCTTGGCTTCCTATCTTCTCATCGGATTTTGGTATACTCGTCCGGCAGCGGCTCAGGCGGCCACCAAAGCCTTCGTTGTGAACCGTATCGGGGATTTGGGACTGTTGCTCGGACTCTTGCTAACCTTGCAGACATTTGGGACAACAGATATTACAGCTGTTTCACAAATGGCAATGAAAGGCTTTGCCATTGGGGCTCCAGTTTTGACGGCTATTACTTTATTGTATTTTTGGGGCGCCACAGGAAAGTCGGCACAATTGCCGCTCTATAATTGGCTGCCAGATGCGATGGAAGGCCCAACTCCAGTGTCTGCTCTTATCCATGCGGCTACCATGGTAACGGCTGGCGTGTATTTAGTCGTCCGCATGCATACACTCTTCAGCCTATCTCCAGAGACATTGCATGTGATTGGTATTGTTGGGGGAGCGACGGCTCTCTTCGCCTCCTTTTGTGCCCTGGCTCAAACGGATCTCAAGCGTGTATTAGCCTATTCGACAGTCAGCCAGCTCGGCTTGATGTTTTTAGCATGTGGTGTTGGAGCTTATTATGCGGCCATGTTCCACTTGACTATCCATGCCTTTGTCAAGGCTCTTCTTTTCCTTTCAGCAGGTAATGTTGTGCATATGATGCATGACACGACTTCCATGGACAAAATGGGGGGATTATCTAAGATTTTTACTAAAACGCACTGGCTATTTTTGTTAGGAGCATTGGCCTTGGCAGGCGTTCCTCCCTTTGCTGCTTTCTTCAGTAAAGATTTGATTTTAGAGCTGGAGCACTTGCAAGGATCAGATAGTCTCTTTTTTGTAGGCCTGGCAGCTTCTATTCTTACGGGTATTTACATGATCCGGGCCTATTGCCTGACCTTTACTGGTGAGCCTCGTGCCAGCAGAGAGCTGCTGAGAAATGTTAAGGAAGCGCCGCCTGTGATGCTAATGCCTCTTTCGATCTTGGCCATTCTTACACTCATTGGCGGTTTTCTCGGATTTGCATTCACTTCTATTCCACCACTCGAGTATTTCCTCGAAGAACTTGGAATTAGCTCGCATGAAAGAGAATTGAGTACAGGCCTGCACTTATCGCTCCAAGTGTGGATGGCTCTTCTTGGCTCCTTTTTGGGGGTTGGAGCTTCTGCCCTTATTTATACACGCTATTATCAACGACTCGGACAGCCCTGGGCCTTACTGCGCCATTCTTTTTATGTTGAAGACCTTTACGGAAGGCTAGTCGTGCGCCCTCTTAAATCGCTTGCTTCGCTAATCGTTGAGTTTTTTGAAGCCCGTATCTTTGAAAAGTCGATGACATTTTCGGCTAGAGCTGTGCAAAGCTTATCAAAGTGGATGCAGTTGATTCAAAGCGGGCAAGTTCGCTCTTACATCGCTTGGATTGTGACAGGAAGCGCCTTTTTGATCGTTTATTTCATTACAGAGGGATTTCATGCCTAA
- the nuoK gene encoding NADH-quinone oxidoreductase subunit NuoK yields the protein MDILFSVFISMIMFILGIIGVLVKRNALIIFMSVELMLNAANLLFVAFAHHWGNEIGLIWVFFVLVVAAAEAAVGLAIIINMFRAKQVVDVDQYNLLRG from the coding sequence ATGGACATTTTATTTAGTGTGTTCATCAGCATGATCATGTTTATTCTTGGGATTATAGGCGTGCTCGTCAAGCGCAATGCCTTAATTATTTTCATGTCGGTCGAGCTCATGCTCAATGCTGCCAATCTTCTCTTTGTCGCCTTTGCACACCACTGGGGCAATGAAATCGGACTCATTTGGGTTTTCTTTGTCTTAGTCGTCGCAGCAGCCGAAGCCGCTGTTGGATTGGCAATTATCATTAATATGTTCCGCGCTAAACAAGTCGTCGATGTCGATCAGTACAATCTGTTGAGAGGATAA
- a CDS encoding NADH-quinone oxidoreductase subunit J, producing MTSFATLDQWIFGILLILSSLGIILTSKPVHASLCFLLTLLSLAALYLELSAQFIAVMQILIYAGAILVIFMFVIVLFQDVHQQIHKYQPQSKKAILVGAAAAFAAAFLFLGFHLTSLPTATQALPAEFGSAHSLGRLLYLDFFFPFEAVILIFLVAVVGALYIGRKER from the coding sequence ATGACCTCCTTCGCCACCCTCGACCAATGGATATTCGGCATTTTACTCATTCTCTCTTCTTTGGGAATTATCCTGACCAGCAAGCCTGTTCATGCAAGCTTATGCTTTCTTTTGACACTCCTTTCTCTTGCGGCACTATATTTGGAGTTGTCAGCTCAATTTATTGCAGTGATGCAGATTCTGATTTATGCAGGCGCAATTTTGGTGATTTTTATGTTTGTGATCGTTCTTTTTCAAGACGTCCACCAACAAATTCACAAATACCAGCCGCAAAGCAAAAAGGCAATTTTAGTTGGGGCAGCAGCAGCGTTTGCAGCAGCTTTCTTATTTCTTGGATTCCACCTCACTTCCCTACCTACTGCAACTCAAGCATTGCCGGCGGAATTTGGCTCGGCTCATTCACTCGGGCGCTTACTCTACCTCGACTTCTTTTTCCCTTTTGAAGCTGTCATTTTAATTTTTTTAGTCGCCGTCGTCGGCGCACTCTACATCGGACGAAAGGAGAGATAA
- the nuoI gene encoding NADH-quinone oxidoreductase subunit NuoI, translated as MRDTIHKVTIMIKGLFIVLKHAFQRPVTIRYPEEKRILPTRSRGRHYLTKWNDGLERCVGCELCAIVCPAQAIYVKPAQNEPGDMHSHGERYASDFQINMLRCIFCGYCEEACPTGAIILSNEYELAGYTRESLIYTKEMLTEKAPGDSGRDPNREI; from the coding sequence ATGAGAGATACAATCCATAAAGTAACGATAATGATTAAAGGGCTGTTTATCGTGTTAAAGCATGCTTTTCAACGCCCCGTTACGATTCGTTATCCGGAGGAAAAGCGCATTTTGCCCACGCGTTCCCGAGGGCGCCATTATTTGACTAAATGGAATGACGGCCTTGAAAGATGCGTCGGCTGTGAACTGTGTGCCATTGTTTGCCCTGCACAAGCCATTTACGTTAAACCTGCGCAAAATGAGCCGGGTGACATGCATTCCCATGGGGAACGCTATGCATCCGATTTTCAAATTAACATGCTGCGCTGCATCTTTTGCGGCTACTGTGAAGAGGCATGCCCGACAGGCGCCATCATTTTAAGCAATGAATACGAGCTCGCAGGTTATACCCGGGAATCTTTGATTTATACAAAAGAGATGCTAACAGAGAAAGCTCCTGGTGATTCGGGACGTGACCCAAATAGGGAGATTTGA